The following proteins are co-located in the Tiliqua scincoides isolate rTilSci1 chromosome 8, rTilSci1.hap2, whole genome shotgun sequence genome:
- the C8H17orf78 gene encoding uncharacterized protein C17orf78 homolog, whose translation MFDAYKKANVDPHHFFLSEFEKYDCHVQHYSEIFPKKIKSVSIILKEKAKMQQQQTRNQTLAVLQCSAVQSLVQVNIIVSEVYRGKSKITYLLQNLKLITDQDKDCATKCCLVSGESERNFQNQTEVSLTGKVLLPGVSACAISSNQTEMFAGREQTTNKTNGIKPPCKSDQMKDRKKKSILIKTLIVCALMPVVLAIMVFMICEIPCPCSCPASRLQRNIQKRIADRKKKKEAMRLEASGTSTTVCHSLTKYNSVMVQEHLVPDTVH comes from the exons ATGTTCGATGCTTATAAAAAGGCTAATGTTGACCCACACCACTTCTTCCTTTCAGAATTTGAGAAGTATGACTGCCACGTGCAACACTACTCTGAGATTTTTCCTAAAAAGATAAAAAGTGTGTCCATCATATTGAAAG AAAAAGCAAAAATGCAACAGCAGCAAACAAGAAACCAGACCCTTGCTGTTTTACAGTGTTCTGCTGTGCAAAGTCTTGTACAAGTAAATATTATCGTTTCTGAGGTGTACCGAGGCAAATCAAAAATTACATATCTTCTCCAAAACCTGAAACTTATCACTGATCAAGATAAGGATTGTGCCACTAAATGCTGCTTGGTATCAGGAGAATCTGAAAGAAACTTTCAGAATCAGACAGAAGTTAGCCTTACAGGGAAAG TGCTTTTGCCTGGGGTGTCAGCTTGTGCCATCAGCAGTAATCAGACTGAAATGTTTGCAGGAAGAGAACAGACCACAAATAAAACCAATGGTATCAAACCACCATGCAAATCTG ATCAGATGaaagacaggaaaaagaaaagtatCCTCATCAAAACACTCATCGTTTGTGCCCTGATGCCTGTGGTGCTTGCCATTATGGTATTTATGATATGTGAAATTCCCTGTCCG TGCTCATGTCCTGCTTCGCGGCTGCAGCGCAATATACAAAAGAGAATAGCagacagaaagaagaaaaaagaagctaTGCGCCTTGAAGCATCTGGAACATCCACTACAGTCTGTCACAGTCTTACAAAATATAATTCAGTAATGGTTCAAGAACACCTAGTGCCTGACACAGTGCACTAA